A window of Kribbella sp. NBC_00382 genomic DNA:
CGTCACGCCAAGCAGGCCCAAGGTATTTCTGCTGACCGAGCAGGACCGCAACTTGGTTGCCGACGGCCCCGCACTGACCGACCCGTCCGGCGCGCGGCACGACATCCCGCCGAAGGTCTACGAGGCGATGGCATACGTCGAGGCCGCCCTCCGCGAGGGGTATGCCGTCCAGATCACCCCGCTGCGCCACGAGCTGCCGATCGACGAGGCTGCCGACGCGGCCCTGATGCCACGCAAGGAGCTCCGGCTGCTGGTGAGCCAGGGCGAGATCCCGTTCCGCTCGTCCGACTACGTCGACTGGGTCCAGCTGTCCGACGTACTGGCCCTCAGCGCCCGGCTCGACGCCGCGCGGGACGAGATGCTCCAGTCGTTCGCCGAGGAAGAGCCGTGGGACGACTCGCAGGACGGTGACCGATGACGAACCCCCGCAGCGCGTTCCTCGACGCGAACGTCCTGCGCGGCCAGCTCACCACCGACATCATGATGACGCTCGCCGCCGAGCGCCTCTACCAGCCGCAGTGGTCGCAGGACGTGCTGAACGAGGCGGGACGCAACCGTCCGCCGGGCGTCAGCGAGGAACAGGTCAACAAGCGCTTCGCGCAGATGAACAAGGTGTTCCCGGCCGCGATGACGACCGGCTATGAGGGACTCGAGCCGCAGATGCAGGCGGACGAGAAGGACAAGCACGTGCTCGCCGCGGCCGTCCAGGGCGAGTCGGACGTCCTGGTCACCGAGAACACCAAGGATTTCGATCCGCCGGCCAGCGGACCGCACGCGATGAAGGTCGAGCGCACCTCGGAGTTCCTGAACCAGCTCGCCGACGATCACCCGCGGGAGGTGGTCGGCGCCATGCAGAAGATGGTCGACCGCAACCGCCGGGCGCCGCAGACGATGCCGGAGCTGATCGACAAGATGGCGACCCAGCAGGACCTGAAGGGCTTCGCCCACAAACTCAACTCGCTGGTCCCACCGGACAAGCAGGGCTCGCACCCGAACCTGCAGGCGACTCAGGCTGCCAAGGTAGCGCTTGACGGGACGGCGCCGGCCAGCAAAGCGGTGAGTGCGCCGGCAACCGCTCCTGAGGCTCGCAAGGCCGGCACCGATGGCCCAGAGAAGTCCACCGGGCAGGAGCGCTAGCTCGGATCGGTCCAGGCCTGTGGACAATTGCCAACGACTACGGACTCCCGCGTCCTAGAATCCGAAGCATGGACGTTACGCCGAGTAGTACTGAGGTCTTTCTGTTGGCTGAGGAGGATCGGAATGTGGTGCCTGGCGGGCCTGCGTTGGTCGGGGCGGACGGCAGTCGCCGTGACCTTCCGCCGAAGGTGTACGAGGTGATGGCGTTCGTGGAGGAGGCGCTGCGTCAGGGGTATGCGCTTCAGGTCACACCCTTGCGGCAGGAAGTACCGGTCGACGAGGCCGCCGATGCCATCTCGATGTCGCGCAAGCAGTTCCGGCAGATCGTCGGCAAGGGTGAGATCCCGTTCCGCTCCAGCCAGTACGTCGACTGGG
This region includes:
- a CDS encoding PIN domain-containing protein codes for the protein MTNPRSAFLDANVLRGQLTTDIMMTLAAERLYQPQWSQDVLNEAGRNRPPGVSEEQVNKRFAQMNKVFPAAMTTGYEGLEPQMQADEKDKHVLAAAVQGESDVLVTENTKDFDPPASGPHAMKVERTSEFLNQLADDHPREVVGAMQKMVDRNRRAPQTMPELIDKMATQQDLKGFAHKLNSLVPPDKQGSHPNLQATQAAKVALDGTAPASKAVSAPATAPEARKAGTDGPEKSTGQER